A single genomic interval of Osmerus eperlanus chromosome 14, fOsmEpe2.1, whole genome shotgun sequence harbors:
- the lcorl gene encoding uncharacterized protein lcorl isoform X3: MDASCSFCTLQLDKLGDHVPAATSPLSSPSDEMPSQAPSFMESNQSAHRFLYTVFHKKDVPQSSYDTNVPLVAKELMKKMIHQFALEYASKSPLYTTKNGYTTALLRPGPSDPDAPLDLTVSKYQENHGKEPQPEGVLDLSKRTSALSAPSSLPTNQNLSGMQLPTNSEEIQCEAEDAGMLETLNGCKSALQTVLQMLCPVHRSLLQQILTVAFQEHRGAFVCTHRQLTQAESYCCHGELQDSTPPPSSPFNDSNSHSRAPTYSSSDCNGLTNSLATYLSLDCNSHSSAPLTFSDIQDPSVSGCCCVQSCRMAADPGSPVCFCLKSLQCLPCQSLAVGRINKVVCAFTSSSSSSPLSPTSKLCPTCSVCPASTVCCSSSHNPLPCPCCSKHTCLVRDTTEGSKEVSGGKDPQCSVVLIRETPRSPSPPPLSPIPSDINGKAEEKPPSLLHHRDEGEDVQDHYVESNGQQGVIVDVEIINYPECKIPEQSQAEQNQSGSLLQDVVDRFSEKLETIKPQEKDPPPLTSLSSHSLEKGLNLCSLSNQSLESQKEAHLNEIITTCLYQDKNSDYNLSDLFHSHDINANQSPKTRFRRRQEARAAMTKTPDQPSTRRHTLEIKRELARLDPNNCWRKRSLGRSGKSKDGSAVASHPNNSSCETSPVKEEIEGIRRNNIAQLEKMTQDWENTRVREEEEVEKIPIGETDTLTEERGIERGTQNVVKSNISEVVEMKKEEGQGRGVAEEESIERLRKEAQWNRVTSDEGKKSSVVEEVKTVIVTEEVIMEMLTEDEGKGMANMEEGTSVDNQMSSITLQQNTIAEIVVKDESETPSVDKACGHYLPEIPRTDKQLLTPSHNNDSLTRASGQSKRGRPERKEAPMSIQGKSRRNTVQRSRRQIVPPQRFSSYVTEPRKMYFAACFSESIFSQRTLKGRRLTDNGSDAPYSQTASNNVHKAREEPLHSTPQLERQENDMNAGECLLGERPGRPPIVLVCQSVQVTVPSADKSSPKHSLQKRTDVRKSVARPNGRLQSSPTKRLNSESKLGIKSPKDHSKQKGDLTLDNTTISAKSQDTQYISPIKLMFVSPVGEDGVRYTLRSAASGSNGQGEETFDPCESSSWAGTPEKTKSPLVEHIALPPKRSPTKSGEGSPPKQAVITDTYRSTDSLNGIGGERQEGPLPFHETTSKRRPGRPKKLGPQLEKREKRPIGRPPKQKCLDQACGPGTNGTSVVNPKGAPEPDMEDKLNKNLKITVVYGRSRRSKRLVLEDSGLLQTSMIESPMVVSTNAHLDKTNVFQDNIVKDAPPIVEDLNFVRPVKDRKEAPHSSSNIKCQKLKGAVPMRKPGRPAKVKISGISITVTTVSPRQRKIHINRDARESPQRIRKKLLPEFQPSKDPKTISVQTSNDGTQTENKEDSKDNRKERPVPVRHSVRVRKPSVYLLHSVATSRSYSHSTALLRRSRQLLLNKASSQRKQEEAQGGGETSGEKPHLFVQAGKWNERKQVCQDLSHVAGVSMDSIFPQSGTLKWWAVSTQERTLSQELARRIRLVSETWISDTHSNQERTSLKTRVSVKASATCPKRPEPISMVRMLFDCPPTKPRSCSMGQLCSWFMQTTETQSLAIVKKASTRNPYEVMHYPRVTNRGSVSPSPQAERLRKHVKKFATAVPKSPTQHRQAQERLWYRSRRIVKHQLFASTVAPGRLCQRARWWKARGMGNYLSNLLRVKSKFLTRRERVNRPKRLTNHMRLVKRGIPANKFPEQVKFSLKSSEKPFSSTATDHSFDDLENIWPVSPAHLTEEMADIPKAQRLSSKAWSPETLKECKVFLKKINSPDTESTAEEDWDTCTVMLDDGSPSAYCPNGGRVEGREREEDNKAVKTQRKKRMKKRTKTKESDCSSLNEMDPHGVGAGIRKGKQRSFEKVASESLLPSPAKLIRQSRGRGLTGLRWRDFVAARSEAILLHPLVTAVNRVPSDIQTTRDCRSPPSLAPSNYVAEA; the protein is encoded by the exons ATGGATGCCAGTTGCTCATTCTGCACACTTCAGCTCGACAAACTCGGT gacCATGTCCCTGCGGCCACTtcccccctgtcctcacccTCAGATGAGATGCCTTCGCAGGCCCCATCCTTCATGGAAAGCAACCAATCAGCACACAGGTTCCTTTACACTGTGTTCCACAAAAAAG ATGTACCTCAATCCAGCTATGACACCAACGTCCCTCTGGTGGCTAAGGAGCTGATGAAGAAAATGATACATCAGTTTGCCTTGGAGTATGCCTCTAAGAGCCCCCTCTACACCACCAAGAATGGCTACACTACTGCCTTGCTTCGACCTGGCCCCTCTGACCCAGATGCTCCCCTGGACCTTACTGTAAGCAAGTACCAGGAGAACCATGGGAAGGAACCTCAGCCAG AGGGTGTACTGGACCTCTCAAAGAGAACCTCTGCTCTCTCGGCCCCATCATCATTGCCTACCAATCAGAACTTGTCAGG CATGCAGTTGCCAACCAATTCTGAAGAAATTCAGTGTGAAGCAGAAGATGCCGGGATGCTGGAAACCTTAAATGGATGCAAGTCTGCATTGCAGACGGTTCTCCAAATGCTCTGCCCTGTCCACCGCTCACTGCTGCAGCAAATCTTAACAGTAGCATTCCAGGAGCATCGCGGGGCTTTTGTTTGCACCCATCGCCAACTCACTCAGGCCGAATCTTATTGCTGCCATGGGGAGCTGCAGGACAGCACTCCCCCTCCTTCATCACCCTTCAACGATAGCAATTCCCACAGCAGAGCCCCTACCTATTCCTCCAGTGACTGTAACGGTCTAACCAATAGTCTAGCCACCTATTTGTCATTAGACTGTAATTCCCATAGTAGCGCTCCTCTCACCTTCAGTGACATACAGGATCCTTCAGTAAGTGGCTGCTGCTGTGTGCAGAGCTGCAGAATGGCAGCCGACCCGGGTAGTCCTGTTTGTTTCTGCTTGAAGAGCCTCCAGTGCCTCCCCTGTCAAAGCCTGGCCGTTGGACGCATCAACAAAGTGGTTTGCGCCTtcacgtcctcctcctcttcatccccttTGAGCCCTACCTCCAAATTATGTCCCACTTGCTCTGTGTGCCCTGCTTCAACTGTCTGCTGTAGTAGCTCTCACAACCCTCTGCCTTGCCCCTGCTGCTCGAAACATACGTGTTTGGTTAGAGATACAACAGAGGGAAGTAAAGAAGTAAGTGGAGGCAAAGATCCCCAATGTTCTGTTGTCCTAATAAGGGAGACACCCCGTAGTCCCTCCCCGCCCCCGCTGTCTCCCATCCCCTCAGACATCAATGGAAAGGCTGAGGAaaagcctccctcccttctacaCCACAGAGACGAAGGGGAAGATGTCCAAGACCATTATGTGGAGAGCAACGGCCAACAAGGAGTGATTGTAGATGTGGAAATCATAAACTATCCAGAGTGTAAAATACCTGAGCAGAGTCAAGCAGAGCAGAACCAAAGTGGTAGTTTACTGCAGGATGTGGTTGATCGCTTCAGCGAGAAACTGGAGACAATCAAACCTCAGGAAAAGGACCCTCCCCCCCTAACCTCATTATccagtcacagcctggaaaaAGGGCTCAACTTGTGCTCCTTATCCAATCAGAGCCTGGAATCGCAAAAAGAAGCCCACCTAAATGAGATCATCACCACGTGTCTGTATCAAGACAAAAATAGCGATTACAACCTCAGTGATCTCTTTCACAGTCACGACATCAACGCGAACCAATCACCTAAGACACGTTTTCGCCGGCGACAAGAGGCACGTGCAGCCATGACGAAGACGCCTGACCAGCCTTCTACCCGAAGACACACCCTAGAAATCAAACGAGAGCTGGCGAGACTTGATCCAAACAATTGCTGGAGAAAGCGGTCTCTTGGAAGGAGTGGCAAATCGAAAGATGGCAGTGCTGTTGCATCCCATCCAAATAACTCCTCCTGTGAGACAAGCCCTGTGAAAGAAGAAATTGAGGGAATCAGAAGGAATAACATTGCCCAATTGGAGAAAATGACACAGGACTGGGAGAATACCAGAgtcagagaagaggaagaggttgAGAAAATCCCAATTGGAGAGACAGACACTCTGACAGAGGAAAGAGGAATAGAGAGGGGGACACAGAATGTGGTGAAGAGCAACATCAGTGAGGTGGTTGAAATGAAGAAAGAAGAAGGACAGGGTAGGGGCGTCGCGGAGGAGGAAAGTATAGAGAGATTGAGGAAGGAGGCTCAATGGAACCGGGTCACATCAGATGAAGGAAAGAAGAGCAGTGTAGTAGAGGAGGTAAAGACTGTGATAGTCACAGAGGAGGTAATAATGGAGATGCTTACAGAAGATGAGGGAAAGGGGATGGCCAATATGGAGGAGGGAACATCTGTGGACAATCAAATGTCATCAATCACACTGCAGCAAAACACCATAGCTGAAATTGTGGTTAAGGATGAATCAGAAACACCAAGCGTTGACAAAGCCTGTGGCCATTACTTGCCTGAAATCCCGAGGACGGATAAACAGCTTCTTACTCCAAGCCATAACAATGATTCACTTACTAGAGCCAGTGGTCAGAGTAAAAGAGGTAGACCAGAAAGGAAAGAAGCGCCTATGTCCATTCAAGGAAAATCAAGGAGAAACACAGTTCAGAGATCCAGGAGACAAATAGTTCCTCCACAGCGGTTTTCCTCGTATGTCACAGAGCCAAGGAAAATGTACTTTGCTGCTTGTTTCTCTGAGAGCATCTTCAGCCAGAGAACATTAAAGGGCAGGCGTCTTACTGACAATGGGTCAGATGCACCCTACTCACAAACAGCTAGCAATAATGTCCATAAAGCCAGAGAAGAACCTCTGCATTCCACACCTCAGCTTGAAAGACAGGAAAATGATATGAATGCCGGTGAGTGTCTGCTGGGAGAACGTCCAGGAAGACCCCCCATTGTGCTAGTGTGCCAGAGTGTGCAAGTCACAGTACCCTCTGCTGATAAGAGTTCACCAAAACACTCCTTGCAGAAAAGGACAGATGTTAGGAAAAGTGTAGCGAGGCCTAATGGACGACTACAATCCTCACCAACAAAACGTCTAAATTCAGAATCCAAATTAGGCATTAAATCTCCCAAGGACCATTCAAAGCAAAAAGGAGACTTGACCTTGGACAACACCACTATTTCTGCCAAAAGCCAAGACACCCAGTACATCAGTCCAATAAAACTTATGTTTGTGTCTCCAGTGGGTGAAGATGGTGTTAGATACACTCTAAGGTCAGCAGCTTCTGGCTCCAATGGACAGGGAGAGGAAACATTTGACCCATGTGAGTCGTCGTCATGGGCTGGAACACCTGAAAAGACCAAGAGTCCACTTGTAGAGCATATTGCTTTACCGCCAAAGAGGAGTCCTACAAAATCTGGAGAGGGTAGCCCACCTAAACAAGCTGTCATCACTGACACTTACAGATCAACTGACTCACTGAATGGTATTGGTGGTGAGAGGCAGGAGGGTCCCCTGCCTTTTCACGAAACCACGTCAAAGAGGCGTCCAGGGCGCCCCAAGAAGTTGGGTCCTCAACTggagaaaagggagaagagGCCAATTGGTAGGCCGCCAAAGCAGAAGTGTCTGGATCAAGCATGCGGCCCAGGAACTAATGGGACCAGTGTTGTAAATCCAAAAGGAGCTCCTGAACCGGATATGGAGGATAAACTCAACAAGAACCTTAAAATTACAGTGGTTTATGGACGGTCAAGAAGAAGCAAGAGGCTTGTGTTAGAGGACTCAGGTCTCCTCCAGACAAGCATGATTGAGTCTCCTATGGTTGTAAGCACAAATGCCCACTTGGACAAAACAAATGTGTTTCAGGACAATATTGTAAAGGATGCTCCACCAATAGTGGAAGATTTAAATTTTGTCAGGCCTGTGAAAGATAGAAAGGAGGCCCCTCACTCCAGCAGCAACATCAAATGTCAAAAGCTTAAAGGTGCAGTACCTATGAGAAAACCAGGGAGACCTGCTAAAGTCAAGATTTCTGGAATATCAATCACTGTAACCACAGTTTCCCCCAGGCAACGCAAGATCCACATAAACAGGGATGCCAGAGAATCTCCACAGAGAATCCGTAAAAAGCTCCTGCCAGAGTTCCAGCCTTCCAAAGATCCTAAGACAATCAGTGTTCAAACAAGCAACGACGGCACTCAAACAGAAAATAAGGAAGACTCTAAGGACAATAGGAAAGAGCGTCCTGTACCTGTCCGTCATTCTGTAAGAGTGAGGAAGCCCTCTGTTTATTTGCTGCACTCTGTTGCCACGTCTAGGTCATACAGCCACAGTACAGCTTTATTGCGGCGTTCCAGACAGCTCTTACTAAACAAAGCCAGCAGCCagaggaagcaggaggaagctcaggggggaggggagacctcTGGGGAGAAACCGCATCTATTTGTGCAGGCTGGGAAATGGAATGAAAGAAAACAGGTGTGTCAAGATTTGAGCCATGTGGCAGGGGTGTCCATGGACTCTATATTCCCCCAAAGTGGTACTTTAAAATGGTGGGCAGTGTCAACCCAGGAAAGGACCCTGAGCCAAGAGCTGGCACGGAGGATACGTCTAGTCTCTGAAACCTGGATCTCTGACACCCATAGTAACCAGGAAAGGACATCTTTGAAAACCAGGGTGTCTGTGAAAGCTTCCGCTACATGTCCAAAAAGGCCAGAGCCCATTTCCATGGTCAGGATGCTGTTCGACTGTCCTCCTACCAAGCCAAGGTCCTGTAGCATGGGCCAGCTTTGTTCCTGGTTTATGCAGACTACAGAAACACAGTCCTTGGCCATTGTCAAAAAGGCAAGCACTCGAAACCCTTACGAGGTTATGCACTATCCCCGTGTTACCAACAGGGGGAGCGTTTCCCCAAGCCCACAGGCTGAGAGACTGCGCAAACATGTCAAAAAGTTTGCTACGGCAGTTCCTAAGAGTCCAACCCAACACCGACAAGCACAGGAAAGATTATGGTATAGGAGCAGGCGGATTGTCAAACACCAACTCTTTGCTTCAACAGTTGCTCCTGGGAGGTTATGTCAGAGAGCACGGTGGTGGAAGGCAAGAGGAATGGGAAATTACCTGTCCAATCTGCTTAGAGTGAAGTCAAAGTTTCTgaccaggagagaaagagtcaaTAGGCCAAAAAGACTAACAAATCACATGAGACTGGTTAAGCGAGGGATCCCTGCAAACAAATTCCCTGAGCAGGTGAAGTTCTCTTTAAAGTCCAGTGAGAAACCATTCTCTTCAACTGCAACAGATCATTCTTTTGATGATTTAGAGAACATTTGGCCTGTTAGTCCTGCTCACTTGACTGAAGAAATGGCGGATATTCCGAAAGCGCAGCGACTCAGCTCTAAAGCATGGAGCCCAGAGACATTGAAAGAATGCAAAGTATTCTTAAAGAAGATCAACTCTCCAGACACAGAGTCCACCGCTGAAGAGGACTGGGACACTTGTACTGTGATGTTAGATGATGGCTCTCCTTCCGCGTACTGCCCtaatggagggagagtggagggtagagaaagggaggaggacaaTAAAGCTGTGAAAACGcaaagaaagaagagaatgaAAAAGAGGACAAAGACAAAGGAGTCAGATTGCTCCTCACTAAATGAGATGGATCCGCATGGTGTGGGGGCAGGCATAAGGAAAGGCAAGCAGAGAAGCTTCGAAAAAGTCGCCAGTGAATCACTGCTTCCATCACCAGCAAAGTTGATAAGACAGTCCCGGGGAAGGGGCCTAACCGGGCTGAGATGGCGTGACTTTGTA GCAGCTCGAAGTGAAGCTATACTCCTCCATCCTTTAGTGACTGCGGTAAACCGGGTGccttcagacattcagacaacCAGAGACTGCCGTTCTCCCCCCAGTCTCGCACCCAGCAATTATGTAGCAGAAGCCTAA